Proteins encoded by one window of Maliibacterium massiliense:
- a CDS encoding EAL domain-containing protein has product MKHIFSRIENNRALRAIGQGMTLCIPILTVGSFALILKSLPIEAYQAFLAQAMGGTLLALLTYICAATFDMIGLYFLLAISYSYGRLSGSKHYILLPASTLCAYLVFVGGSLSLEVFKAAWLFTILVVTIGASALYIAIDKRVLRRAQSDSPFSQAVSSILPTAVVVCFFVLLHALLYALLGEANFQLLLTSLFARWFEHLGRSLGSALLFVLLMHLLWFFGIHGSNVLDPIARGLFADSITLGAQGEIFSKTFFDTMVFFGGCGTLLCLIIALLVTHSRRDARGVARMSLAPVLFNINELAMFGLPVVLNPFMLIPFIVTPLALTLTSYGAVALHLVPAACNSVEWTTPILLSGYAATGSIAGSLLQLFNLALGVLIYLPFVRMAQRHERSTLCENTQRLTELVQEGETRGRQPALLGRPDTLGEVAKTLGADLQHALRTNQLAVYYQPQIRQDGSLYGVEALLRWKHPLAGFIYPPLVVALARESGQLEALSDFVNDRACRQMATLYQQYALPLHVSVNVAPQQLEAADFSDKIRALLERYDLPEGTLGLEITEQTALSSSQLMLERLLSLRELGVHLILDDFGMGHSTLMHLQKNSFTIVKLDGALVRDLLENDRSRDIISSIVYLSRSLKFDIVAEYVETASQRDALHALGCDIYQGFLYSPALSFAQLQAYIKQKGYIQ; this is encoded by the coding sequence ATGAAACATATTTTCTCGCGCATCGAGAACAACCGGGCTCTGCGCGCCATCGGGCAGGGCATGACGCTTTGCATACCCATTTTAACGGTCGGCTCCTTTGCGCTCATCCTCAAAAGCCTGCCCATCGAGGCCTACCAGGCATTCCTTGCGCAGGCCATGGGCGGCACGCTGCTGGCGCTTTTGACGTATATCTGCGCAGCCACGTTCGATATGATCGGGCTGTACTTTCTGCTTGCCATCAGCTACAGCTATGGGCGCCTCTCCGGCTCTAAGCATTACATCCTGCTGCCGGCGAGCACCCTCTGCGCGTATCTGGTCTTTGTGGGCGGCAGCCTCTCGCTGGAGGTATTCAAGGCCGCGTGGCTCTTTACAATCCTGGTGGTGACCATCGGCGCAAGCGCGCTCTATATCGCCATCGACAAGCGCGTGCTTCGGCGCGCGCAGTCCGATTCTCCCTTTTCCCAGGCGGTATCGAGCATCCTGCCCACCGCGGTGGTGGTATGTTTTTTTGTGCTGCTGCACGCGCTGCTCTACGCGCTGCTGGGCGAGGCCAATTTTCAGCTGTTGCTGACCAGCCTGTTCGCACGGTGGTTTGAGCACCTGGGCCGCTCGCTGGGCAGCGCGCTTTTGTTTGTGCTGCTGATGCACCTGCTGTGGTTCTTCGGCATCCACGGCAGCAACGTGCTCGACCCCATCGCCCGGGGGCTTTTTGCAGACAGCATCACGCTGGGCGCGCAGGGCGAGATCTTCTCCAAAACATTCTTCGATACCATGGTCTTTTTCGGGGGCTGCGGCACGCTGCTATGCCTGATCATCGCGCTGCTTGTCACCCACAGCCGGCGCGACGCGCGCGGCGTCGCGCGCATGAGCTTGGCGCCGGTGCTCTTTAACATCAACGAGCTTGCCATGTTTGGCCTGCCGGTGGTGCTCAACCCCTTTATGCTCATCCCCTTCATTGTCACGCCCCTGGCGCTGACGCTGACCAGCTACGGTGCCGTGGCGCTGCATCTGGTGCCCGCCGCCTGCAACAGTGTGGAGTGGACCACGCCCATCCTGCTCAGCGGCTATGCGGCGACCGGCTCCATTGCCGGCAGCCTGCTGCAGCTATTTAACCTGGCGCTGGGCGTGCTGATCTACCTGCCGTTTGTGCGCATGGCGCAGCGGCACGAGCGCAGCACCTTATGCGAAAACACCCAGCGCTTGACCGAGCTGGTGCAGGAGGGCGAGACGCGCGGCCGCCAGCCCGCGCTGCTAGGCCGCCCCGATACGCTGGGCGAGGTGGCAAAAACGCTGGGCGCGGACCTGCAGCACGCGCTGCGCACCAATCAGCTGGCGGTCTACTACCAGCCGCAGATCCGGCAGGACGGCTCGCTCTACGGTGTGGAGGCGCTCCTGCGCTGGAAGCATCCTTTGGCCGGCTTCATCTACCCGCCGCTGGTCGTCGCGCTTGCCCGCGAAAGCGGGCAGCTTGAGGCGCTCAGCGACTTTGTAAACGACCGGGCGTGCCGCCAGATGGCCACGCTCTATCAACAATACGCGCTGCCCCTGCACGTTTCCGTCAACGTGGCGCCCCAGCAGCTGGAAGCGGCGGATTTTTCCGATAAAATACGCGCGTTGCTGGAGCGCTATGACCTGCCTGAGGGCACGCTGGGGCTGGAGATCACCGAGCAGACCGCCCTTTCCTCCTCCCAGCTGATGCTCGAGCGCCTGCTGAGCCTGCGCGAACTGGGGGTGCACCTGATACTGGACGATTTCGGCATGGGGCACAGCACGCTCATGCACCTGCAGAAAAACAGCTTTACCATCGTCAAGCTGGACGGGGCACTGGTGCGGGATCTGCTGGAGAACGACCGCTCGCGCGATATCATTTCCTCCATCGTGTACCTGTCGCGTTCCCTCAAATTTGACATTGTGGCAGAGTATGTCGAGACTGCCTCGCAGCGCGACGCGCTGCACGCGCTGGGCTGCGATATCTACCAGGGCTTCCTATACAGCCCCGCGCTCTCGTTTGCGCAGCTGCAAGCTTACATCAAGCAGAAAGGTTACATACAGTAA
- the spoIID gene encoding stage II sporulation protein D translates to MHTEAYARLRAQDEAAPARESAQGSAYTRGGDTHTDETSMHQVTFVLQDDTLALDDGGASEARDASFAPRAAPEFAAARAAYAPAGFAYASPRRARGRFAPPRHVRRAHVPGILKLAFALALVFCLSCVLRLVNISSQARAEAPSIPIAPAADTTADIASVWAPQQGAQAEPPAQSQAPAPSGQQANAPAPVDIATSVAVYVKSQNKLIQMDLEDYLCGVVSAEMPASYEPEALKAQAVAARTYTVRKIAALGGGPCGAVLGAEICSNPAHCQAYLTDDELRSRWGASYDANHARIVQAVKDTRGLILTYEGKPITALYHANSGGATEDSEKAFSQALPYLRSVSSPGEDAYPSYQSQKVLARAEAAAIIKQNKPEANVTAENIQETFTITARTASGRVDTASVGGVSVRGTALRDWFSLRSTNFEMAFDDQNLTFNVKGYGHGVGMSQNGANAMAQGGSSYAAILTHYYTGATLQAYQ, encoded by the coding sequence ATGCATACAGAAGCATATGCGCGCCTGCGGGCGCAGGATGAGGCGGCTCCAGCGCGCGAAAGCGCGCAGGGCTCAGCCTACACGCGCGGCGGTGACACCCACACAGACGAGACCTCCATGCACCAGGTGACGTTTGTGCTGCAAGACGATACCCTGGCGCTGGACGATGGCGGCGCGTCCGAGGCGCGCGATGCATCCTTCGCGCCCCGCGCAGCGCCGGAATTTGCCGCGGCGCGCGCAGCGTACGCGCCGGCAGGCTTTGCTTACGCGTCGCCGCGGCGCGCACGCGGGCGTTTTGCCCCGCCGCGCCACGTCCGCCGCGCGCACGTGCCCGGCATCCTCAAGCTCGCGTTCGCGCTGGCGCTGGTCTTTTGTCTCAGCTGCGTGCTGCGCTTGGTCAATATCTCCAGCCAGGCCAGAGCAGAGGCGCCCAGCATTCCCATTGCGCCCGCGGCTGACACTACAGCGGACATCGCAAGCGTGTGGGCGCCCCAGCAGGGCGCGCAGGCAGAGCCGCCCGCGCAAAGCCAGGCGCCTGCGCCCAGCGGCCAGCAGGCAAACGCGCCCGCGCCCGTGGATATCGCCACCAGCGTCGCCGTCTATGTAAAATCCCAGAACAAGCTGATCCAGATGGACCTGGAGGACTACCTCTGCGGCGTGGTATCCGCCGAGATGCCCGCCTCCTATGAGCCTGAGGCGCTGAAGGCGCAGGCCGTGGCGGCACGCACCTACACGGTGCGCAAAATCGCCGCGCTGGGTGGCGGGCCGTGCGGCGCGGTCTTGGGCGCAGAGATCTGCTCCAATCCCGCGCACTGCCAGGCGTATCTGACGGACGATGAGCTGCGCAGCCGCTGGGGCGCATCCTACGACGCCAATCACGCGCGCATTGTCCAGGCGGTCAAAGACACCCGCGGGCTGATCCTCACCTACGAGGGCAAGCCCATCACCGCGCTTTACCACGCCAACAGCGGCGGCGCCACCGAGGACTCGGAGAAGGCTTTTTCCCAGGCGCTGCCCTACCTGCGCTCAGTATCCAGCCCGGGCGAGGATGCCTACCCCAGCTACCAGAGCCAGAAGGTGCTCGCGCGCGCCGAAGCCGCGGCCATCATCAAACAAAACAAGCCCGAGGCAAATGTCACGGCGGAGAACATCCAGGAGACGTTCACCATCACCGCCCGCACGGCCAGCGGGCGCGTGGATACCGCCAGCGTGGGCGGGGTGTCCGTGCGCGGCACCGCGCTGCGCGACTGGTTCTCGCTGCGCTCCACCAATTTTGAGATGGCGTTTGACGATCAGAATCTCACCTTCAACGTCAAGGGATACGGTCACGGCGTGGGCATGAGCCAAAACGGCGCCAACGCCATGGCGCAGGGGGGCAGCAGCTACGCCGCGATCCTGACCCACTACTACACCGGCGCCACGCTGCAGGCCTATCAGTGA
- a CDS encoding M23 family metallopeptidase, which yields MYNPEDKQNTEQNGNENKSKRAKHTKRTFMRMVDRQGFIFVLVLCAGIVGVTAMWGASQIDKGPLAKTEPSAAQVEAPASPAKPTTAQAEPTFGVASAQAEETPQNTDVNASQDETRIKSFAMPVAGEVSKGFAMETLVYSSTLNEWNTHAGVDIKAEEGTQVSAVLDGTVKSVQQDPLMGNVITIEHAQNLTSVYAGVINVRDNVKAGAQLKAGDAIAQVGNAAASEAKDGAHLHFELHENGAPVDAQPYFQKES from the coding sequence ATGTATAATCCCGAAGATAAGCAGAATACCGAGCAAAACGGCAACGAAAACAAATCCAAACGGGCCAAACACACCAAACGCACGTTTATGCGGATGGTCGACCGCCAGGGCTTCATTTTTGTACTGGTGCTGTGCGCCGGCATCGTGGGCGTGACCGCGATGTGGGGGGCCAGCCAGATCGACAAGGGGCCGCTGGCAAAAACGGAGCCCTCCGCCGCGCAGGTGGAGGCCCCTGCATCCCCTGCAAAGCCCACGACGGCGCAGGCTGAACCCACCTTCGGCGTGGCGAGCGCGCAGGCGGAAGAGACGCCGCAGAACACGGACGTCAACGCCTCGCAGGATGAGACGCGCATCAAAAGCTTCGCTATGCCCGTTGCAGGCGAGGTGAGCAAGGGCTTTGCCATGGAAACGCTGGTCTACTCCAGCACGCTCAACGAGTGGAACACCCATGCGGGCGTGGACATCAAGGCTGAAGAGGGCACGCAGGTAAGCGCGGTGCTGGACGGCACAGTCAAATCCGTGCAGCAGGATCCGCTGATGGGCAACGTGATCACCATCGAGCACGCCCAGAACCTGACAAGCGTCTACGCGGGCGTCATCAACGTAAGAGACAATGTCAAAGCGGGCGCCCAGCTCAAGGCGGGCGATGCCATTGCGCAGGTGGGCAACGCCGCCGCGTCCGAGGCAAAGGACGGCGCACATCTGCACTTTGAGCTGCATGAAAATGGCGCGCCGGTGGACGCGCAGCCCTACTTCCAGAAGGAATCGTAG
- a CDS encoding sulfite exporter TauE/SafE family protein: MTATMIVLFLAACAGGAVVQSVGGFGFGILVMSVFPYILPSYGQAIAVTTLLSVVLTVSMAIRYRKQAVWQRIVAPFISFVIVSTLIARFTAGAQDVLLRRMLGVLLIALSVYFIFFNGKITLRPTIVNGLIVGALCGVTNVLFGIGGPPVVIYLLAVSQSKEAYQGTVQAYFALSDLYTLALRISGGLVTGQVLGLWGLGLLALGAGLVVGRMVFQRLKPATVRKLVYAVMALSGVTLLFAR, translated from the coding sequence ATGACAGCAACGATGATCGTACTTTTTCTGGCCGCGTGCGCGGGCGGCGCGGTGGTGCAGAGCGTGGGAGGCTTTGGCTTTGGCATCCTTGTGATGAGCGTCTTTCCCTACATCCTGCCCTCCTATGGCCAGGCCATTGCCGTCACGACGTTGCTTTCGGTGGTGCTCACCGTATCGATGGCGATCCGGTACCGCAAACAGGCCGTATGGCAGCGGATTGTGGCGCCCTTTATCAGCTTTGTGATTGTAAGCACGCTGATCGCGCGCTTTACCGCCGGCGCGCAGGACGTGCTGCTGCGGCGGATGCTGGGCGTGCTGCTCATCGCGCTGAGCGTGTATTTCATCTTTTTCAATGGCAAAATCACGCTGCGCCCCACCATCGTAAACGGGCTGATCGTAGGCGCGCTCTGCGGCGTGACAAACGTGCTCTTTGGCATTGGCGGCCCGCCGGTGGTGATCTACCTGCTGGCCGTCAGCCAGTCCAAGGAGGCCTATCAGGGCACGGTGCAGGCCTATTTTGCCCTGAGCGACTTGTACACGCTGGCGCTGCGCATCTCGGGCGGACTAGTGACGGGGCAGGTGCTGGGCCTGTGGGGTTTGGGCCTGTTGGCGCTGGGCGCGGGCCTTGTGGTGGGGCGCATGGTGTTTCAGCGCCTCAAGCCCGCCACTGTGCGCAAGCTGGTATATGCGGTGATGGCGTTGAGCGGCGTCACACTGCTGTTTGCACGCTGA
- a CDS encoding NAD-dependent epimerase/dehydratase family protein — MRIVIFGQGSYIGTHFAQYILAKDAQTRIDVLDAQSDAYKTYDFAGADAVLHVAGIVHRRETAENRGLYMQVNCDLAAAVAARAKAQGVGQYVYLSSMSVYGTNGGRDVRITHDTPPAPENAYGKSKLAAEQALFALADERFCVACLRPPMVYGKGCPGNYMQLQKVAMSSPFFPKADNRRSMVHIDILCAFLALVVRERAGGLLFPQNAEYVNPADMVRRIAACHGRKVRLVGGLRPLLRALVGKVGVVTKVFGDLVYDQALSDAFGGREQVRTYEETIRRTEQGDAAGA; from the coding sequence ATGCGCATCGTGATCTTCGGCCAAGGCAGCTACATCGGCACGCACTTTGCCCAGTACATACTGGCGAAGGACGCGCAGACGCGCATTGACGTGCTCGACGCCCAGAGCGACGCCTACAAGACGTACGATTTTGCCGGCGCGGACGCGGTGCTGCACGTAGCGGGCATCGTGCACCGCAGGGAGACTGCGGAGAATCGGGGCCTGTATATGCAGGTCAACTGCGATCTTGCAGCAGCCGTGGCAGCGCGCGCCAAGGCGCAGGGCGTAGGCCAGTACGTGTACCTGTCCAGCATGAGCGTCTACGGTACAAACGGGGGCAGGGATGTGCGCATCACCCACGATACGCCGCCCGCGCCCGAGAACGCCTACGGCAAAAGCAAGCTGGCTGCCGAGCAGGCGCTCTTTGCGCTTGCGGACGAGCGTTTTTGCGTGGCCTGTCTGCGGCCCCCCATGGTGTACGGAAAAGGTTGCCCGGGCAACTATATGCAGCTGCAAAAGGTGGCGATGTCCAGCCCCTTCTTTCCCAAAGCGGATAACCGGCGCAGCATGGTCCATATCGACATCCTCTGCGCGTTCCTCGCGCTGGTAGTGCGTGAGCGCGCAGGCGGGCTGCTCTTTCCCCAGAATGCCGAATACGTCAACCCTGCCGACATGGTGCGGCGCATCGCCGCGTGCCATGGCCGCAAGGTGCGCCTGGTGGGCGGGCTGCGCCCGCTGCTGCGCGCGCTGGTGGGGAAAGTGGGCGTGGTGACCAAGGTGTTTGGCGATCTGGTCTACGACCAGGCGCTGAGCGATGCGTTTGGTGGCAGGGAACAAGTGCGCACATACGAGGAGACCATCCGCCGCACCGAGCAGGGCGATGCTGCCGGGGCGTGA
- a CDS encoding sugar transferase: MRYECIKRGMDFVIALLAVIVLSPFIALLALLIKIDSKGPVLFRQKRVGKGKRLFNILKFRTMRIDTPHDCPTHLLDNAQQYITRMGAFMRKTSLDELPQLLNILAGQMSLVGPRPALWNQYDLIAKRDCYGANDIRPGLTGWAQINGRDELPIDIKARLDGDYVKSMGLVLDCKILLMTVFKVCRREGVREGAEPQITNDGQHLDAKPAGKTQKERN, translated from the coding sequence ATGAGATATGAATGCATAAAAAGAGGCATGGACTTCGTCATAGCGCTGCTTGCGGTGATTGTGCTCTCACCGTTTATCGCGCTGCTTGCGCTGCTGATAAAGATCGACTCAAAGGGGCCGGTGCTGTTCCGGCAAAAGCGGGTGGGCAAGGGCAAGCGGTTGTTCAATATTTTGAAGTTCCGCACCATGCGCATCGATACGCCGCACGATTGTCCCACGCACCTACTGGATAACGCCCAGCAGTACATCACCCGCATGGGCGCCTTCATGCGAAAAACCAGCCTGGACGAGCTGCCCCAGCTGCTCAACATCCTGGCGGGGCAGATGAGTCTGGTGGGCCCCCGGCCCGCGCTGTGGAACCAGTACGACCTGATCGCCAAGCGCGATTGCTATGGCGCCAACGATATCCGTCCGGGCCTGACCGGCTGGGCGCAGATCAACGGGCGCGACGAGCTGCCCATCGACATCAAGGCGCGCTTAGATGGCGATTACGTCAAAAGCATGGGCCTGGTGCTGGACTGCAAAATCCTTTTGATGACGGTGTTCAAGGTGTGCAGGCGCGAGGGCGTGCGCGAGGGGGCCGAGCCGCAGATTACAAACGACGGCCAGCATCTGGACGCAAAGCCGGCGGGCAAGACGCAGAAGGAGCGTAACTAG